The following coding sequences lie in one Zingiber officinale cultivar Zhangliang chromosome 2B, Zo_v1.1, whole genome shotgun sequence genomic window:
- the LOC122047159 gene encoding 3-dehydroquinate synthase, chloroplastic-like → MAAASPLPSINSTIRSSPKISFSSAPAGAFPCYRRERLGLSSRSFPSPITLRTRPLISACAASVMEEATERRDSRVSTVVDVDLGSRSYPIYIGSGLLDVPDLLQRHVHGKSVLIVTNTTIAPLYLDRVVKALTQGNPDVTVESVILPDGEKYKNMETLMKVFDKAIECRMDRRCTFVALGGGVIGDMCGFAAAAFLRGVNFIQIPTTLMAQVDSSVGGKTGVNHPLGKNLIGAFYQPQSVLIDTDTLNTLPDRELASGIAEVVKYGLIRDADFFEWQERNMQSLLARDPSTLACAIKRSCENKAEVVSLDEKESGMRATLNLGHTFGHAIETVYGYGQWLHGEAVSAGMVMAVDMSRRLGWIDDSIVERVHRILQEAKLPTHPPEVMTVEKFKSVMAVDKKVADGLLRLILLKGPLGNCVFTGDYDRKALDETLRAFCKN, encoded by the exons atggCGGCTGCCTCTCCTCTTCCTTCCATCAACTCCACCATCCGCTCCTCGCCCAAGATCTCCTTCTCCTCCGCTCCCGCCGGTGCTTTCCCTTGCTACCGCCGCGAACGCCTTGGTCTTTCTTCTCGCTCGTTTCCCTCCCCGATCACCCTTCGGACTCGACCGCTGATCTCGGCCTGCGCCGCTTCGGTGATGGAGGAGGCAACCGAGAGGCGGGATTCCAGGGTTTCCACCGTCGTCGATGTGGATCTTGGCAGCCGGAGCTATCCGATCTACATCGGATCGGGCTTGCTCGATGTGCCCGATCTTCTCCAGAG GCATGTGCACGGGAAGAGTGTTTTGATCGTCACAAACACTACGATTGCGCCGTTATACCTTGACAGAGTCGTCAAAGCCTTGACTCAGGGGAATCCGGACGTCACAGTGGAGAGTGTGATTCTGCCGGATGGAGAGAAGTATAAAAACATG GAAACATTAATGAAGGTCTTTGACAAGGCCATAGAATGTAGAATGGATCGCCGCTGTACTTTCGTGGCACTTGGTGGTGGTGTCATCGGTGATATGTGTGGCTTTGCTGCTGCTGCCTTCCTTCGTGGCGTTAACTTCATTCAGATTCCAACTACATTAATGGCTCAG GTGGACTCATCAGTTGGCGGCAAAACTGGAGTAAACCATCCACTTGGGAAGAACTTGATTGGTGCCTTTTATCAGCCGCAAAGTGTGTTGATAGATACTGATACTCTAAACACATTACCCGACAGAGAACTAGCATCTGGCATAGCTGAGGTTGTAAAGTATGGGCTCATAAGAGATGCTGACTTCTTCGAGTGGCAAGAAAGAAATATGCAATCTCTCTTGGCAAG AGACCCAAGTACCTTGGCATGTGCTATTAAACGTTCTTGTGAAAACAAAGCTGAGGTTGTTTCCTTAGATGAGAAAGAAAGCGGCATGAGGGCGACATTGAACTTGGGGCATACATTTGGACAT GCCATTGAAACAGTGTATGGCTATGGACAGTGGCTCCACGGAGAAGCTGTCTCAGCTGGAATG GTGATGGCAGTGGATATGTCTCGGCGCTTAGGCTGGATTGATGATTCTATTGTGGAGCGTGTTCATAGAATCCTACAAGAGGCCAAGCTTCCAACTCATCCGCCAGAGGTGATGACGGTGGAGAAATTCAAATCTGTCATGGCT GTGGATAAGAAAGTGGCTGACGGATTGTTAAGATTAATCCTTCTGAAGGGCCCATTGGGAAATTGTGTTTTCACCGGCGACTACGACCGGAAAGCACTGGATGAAACTCTCCGAGCCTTCTGCAAGAACTGA
- the LOC122047160 gene encoding rac-like GTP-binding protein 5 translates to MSASRFIKCVTVGDGAVGKTCMLISYTSNTFPTDYVPTVFDNFSANVVVDGNTVNLGLWDTAGQEDYNRLRPLSYRGADVFLLAFSLISKASYENVAKKWIPELRHYAPGVPIILVGTKLDLRDDKQFFIDHPGASLISTTQGEELKKQISAAAYIECSSKTQQNVKAVFDQAIKVVLQPPKKNRKKKKQQKTCSIL, encoded by the exons ATGAGCGCGTCGAGGTTCATAAAGTGCGTCACGGTCGGGGACGGCGCCGTCGGGAAGACCTGCATGCTCATTTCCTACACCAGCAACACTTTTCCCACA GATTATGTTCCGACAGTGTTTGACAATTTCAGTGCTAATGTAGTGGTGGACGGAAACACAGTCAACTTAGGTTTGTGGGATACTGCAG GTCAGGAGGATTACAATAGATTGAGGCCTTTGAGCTATCGAGGAGCAGATGTTTTTTTGCTTGCCTTTTCTCTCATCAGTAAAGCCAGCTATGAAAATGTGGCCAAGAAG TGGATTCCTGAGCTGAGGCACTATGCACCTGGTGTCCCCATAATTCTTGTTGGCACAAAGCTTG ATCTTCGTGATGACAAACAGTTCTTTATCGACCATCCTGGTGCATCTCTCATAAGTACCACTCAG GGAGAGGAACTAAAGAAGCAAATAAGTGCTGCTGCTTACATTGAGTGCAGTTCAAAGACTCAACAA AATGTCAAAGCGGTGTTTGATCAAGCCATCAAGGTTGTACTTCAACCACCCAAGAAAAACAGGAAGAAGAAAAAGCAACAAAAGACTTGCTCAATTTTGTGA
- the LOC122047158 gene encoding ubiquitin-conjugating enzyme E2 5B-like — translation MALRRIIKELKDLQRDPPTSCSAGPVADDMYHWQATIMGPNDSPYAGGLFLVTIHFPPDYPFKPPKVAFKTKVFHPNINSNGNICLDILKDQWSPALTISKVLLSICSLLTDPNPDDPLVPEIAHMCKNDPLRYGSTARSWTQKYAMV, via the exons ATGGCCTTGAGGAGAATCATCAAGGAGCTCAAGGACCTGCAGAGAGATCCCCCAACTTCTTGCAGTGCAG GGCCTGTAGCAGATGACATGTATCACTGGCAAGCTACAATTATGGGACCTAATGATAGTCCCTATGCTGGTGGTCTCTTCCTGGTCACCATTCACTTTCCTCCAGACTATCCATTCAAGCCCCCAAAG GTAGCATTCAAGACAAAGGTCTTCCATCCAAACATCAACAGCAATGGCAACATTTGCCTGGACATACTCAAGGATCAATGGAGTCCAGCTCTCACCATTTCAAAG GTGTTGCTCTCCATATGTTCACTGCTCACAGACCCAAACCCAGATGATCCACTTGTACCAGAGATTGCGCATATGTGCAAGAATGACCCTTTAAGATATGGGTCTACAGCCCGCAGTTGGACCCAGAAATATGCCATGGTTTAA